From Cecembia calidifontis, one genomic window encodes:
- a CDS encoding Eco57I restriction-modification methylase domain-containing protein has protein sequence MSVKVQKSQNDVLKFLEMKVSGQTVFEQKLNGGSRKQNGVFFTNSISTIDKLLDVIEIDADVFHKKILEPSCGQGIFLLRLIARIYEKYPDELLISNFIERNLFFVDVDSLMVKKTIDNISAFYLFLFGEKFKGSFNAINWDFTDKKAPKGLFDDLTPTPFSDLYGSFDFIIGNPPYVTLYGRRDKKENEEQRVNYLRNYEQFPDYVKNGKLNLVMLFIEHSLDLLKQDGKLSFIIDVSFFETAYVYTRKFLLEQTIINELQVNIKDFDVASGQVILKITKNNNNKNNRVKIIDWKTQKSYDVLQSSWFNKDDEYKFRYNGCSVSKNIIDKINSKKDKTILQLFPNKNLRTCVMLLDMEDKFTFSYKPETNENLIFPYYQGSKALSEKFGELSFSKYFYYNKPLQDEINEKLKQELEKAGVKNKKRIGLGETAIYENPKIYIRQSAKEIIATLDLNKSSANNSLYVFSFRNNTDETIDFLYFLCGWLNTDLVTYYAQQMNIIRFSQGKQPQIKISDLGTIYIPMNKSLQKQFTDLTKKLYESPSNKNELTVRMNDLINNYYGLTRDEIETVLTSIKDF, from the coding sequence ATGTCTGTAAAAGTTCAAAAAAGTCAGAACGATGTCTTGAAGTTCCTTGAAATGAAAGTTTCAGGTCAGACCGTTTTTGAACAAAAACTCAATGGAGGAAGCCGAAAACAAAACGGAGTTTTCTTTACTAATTCAATTTCTACAATTGATAAACTTTTAGATGTAATTGAAATTGATGCTGATGTATTTCACAAAAAAATACTTGAGCCTTCTTGCGGTCAGGGAATTTTTCTCCTTAGATTAATTGCTAGGATTTATGAAAAATATCCTGACGAATTATTGATTTCAAATTTCATTGAAAGAAATTTATTCTTCGTTGATGTTGATAGTTTAATGGTGAAAAAAACGATTGACAATATTTCAGCATTTTATTTATTCCTTTTTGGCGAAAAATTTAAAGGTTCATTTAATGCGATTAATTGGGACTTTACGGACAAAAAAGCACCCAAAGGTTTATTTGATGACTTGACTCCTACACCATTTTCTGATTTGTATGGCTCTTTTGATTTTATAATTGGTAATCCGCCATATGTAACGCTTTATGGTCGTAGAGATAAAAAGGAGAATGAGGAGCAAAGAGTTAATTACCTCAGAAATTATGAGCAGTTTCCAGATTATGTGAAAAACGGTAAACTTAATTTGGTGATGCTCTTTATTGAACATTCATTGGATTTGCTTAAACAAGATGGTAAATTAAGTTTCATAATTGATGTTTCATTTTTTGAAACAGCCTACGTTTACACACGTAAGTTTCTTTTAGAGCAAACAATTATTAACGAGTTGCAGGTTAATATTAAAGATTTCGATGTTGCAAGCGGTCAAGTTATTTTAAAAATAACTAAAAACAATAACAACAAAAATAATCGAGTGAAAATCATAGATTGGAAAACACAAAAATCGTATGATGTTTTACAATCAAGTTGGTTTAATAAAGATGATGAGTACAAGTTTAGATATAATGGCTGTAGTGTTTCAAAAAATATAATTGACAAGATTAATTCTAAGAAAGATAAAACCATTTTACAGCTTTTCCCTAATAAGAATTTACGGACTTGTGTAATGTTGCTTGATATGGAAGATAAATTTACTTTCAGTTATAAACCTGAAACAAATGAAAATCTTATATTCCCTTATTATCAAGGCTCTAAAGCGTTATCGGAAAAGTTCGGTGAACTAAGCTTCTCTAAATATTTCTATTACAACAAGCCTTTGCAAGATGAAATAAATGAGAAACTAAAGCAAGAATTAGAAAAGGCTGGGGTAAAGAATAAAAAAAGAATTGGTTTGGGTGAAACAGCAATTTATGAAAATCCTAAAATTTACATTCGCCAATCAGCAAAAGAAATAATTGCAACTCTTGATTTGAATAAAAGTTCTGCTAACAATAGCCTTTATGTTTTTTCTTTTAGAAATAATACAGATGAAACTATTGATTTTCTTTATTTTTTATGCGGTTGGTTAAATACGGATTTGGTGACTTACTATGCTCAACAAATGAATATAATTCGCTTTTCACAAGGTAAGCAGCCACAAATAAAGATTTCTGATTTAGGAACAATCTATATTCCAATGAACAAGTCCTTGCAAAAACAATTCACTGATTTAACGAAAAAACTTTATGAAAGTCCGTCAAACAAAAATGAATTAACAGTCAGGATGAACGATTTAATTAATAACTATTATGGATTAACAAGAGATGAAATTGAAACTGTTTTAACAAGTATCAAAGATTTTTGA